The following proteins are co-located in the Meriones unguiculatus strain TT.TT164.6M chromosome 4, Bangor_MerUng_6.1, whole genome shotgun sequence genome:
- the Kbtbd11 gene encoding kelch repeat and BTB domain-containing protein 11: MENSMASFVLYPGTEPGTPGEDSLPLPAEEEEEEGAASPAQTPCSLSASLCFSSGDDSPPQSRASAAEGAEASPPSRRSDRRVVETQWEVSSAASPESPGECARPEEPVSPEDPPSRHEHAPAVESLDELGEPVPVPPGVGPAHGEPDLVIEVAGRRLRAHKAVLAARSDYFRARASRDVLRVQGVSFIALRLLLADAYSGRMAGVRPDNVAEVVAGARRLQLPGAAQRATDAMAPQLSLDNCYEVLSAGKRQRLSELRDAAYRFMSDHYLEVLREPAVFGRLSGAERDLLLRRRLCTGRACLLAAALGPTGERAGSRPQSPSGDSESRGDAAVYCYQAEAGEWRELTRLPEGAPARGCGLCVLFNYLFVAGGVAPAGPDGRARPSDQVFCYNPVTDCWSTVRPLRQARSQVQLLALDGHLYAVGGECLLSVERYDPRADRWTAVAPLPRGAFAVAHEAATCNGEIYVSGGSLFYRLLKYDPRRDEWQECPCSSSRERSADMVALDGFLYRFDLCGGRGDAQAAVAPGGGGVSVFRYHCLAKQWSQCAAHLRPPGAPAGLQPFRCVALDGIIYCVSRAGTWRFVPSQDTEAGGDVGPGGSFEPEPLGSPLDVRGVLFPFVLNLPEKPDRAEQGAA; the protein is encoded by the coding sequence ATGGAGAACTCTATGGCGTCTTTCGTCCTCTACCCGGGGACTGAGCCCGGGACTCCGGGAGAGGACAGCCTGCCGCTGCCagccgaggaggaggaggaagagggcgcTGCGTCCCCAGCGCAGACACCCTGCAGTCTCAGCGCCTCCCTGTGCTTTAGCTCCGGGGACGACTCCCCACCGCAGTCCCGTGCGTCCGCCGCGGAGGGCGCCGAGGCCTCTCCTCCTTCTCGCCGCAGCGACCGGCGTGTGGTGGAGACGCAGTGGGAAGTCAGCAGCGCCGCGTCCCCAGAGTCCCCGGGGGAGTGCGCGCGCCCGGAAGAGCCCGTGTCGCCGGAGGATCCCCCTTCCCGCCACGAGCACGCGCCTGCTGTGGAGTCTCTGGACGAACTCGGGGAGCCCGTGCCGGTGCCGCCCGGGGTCGGGCCCGCGCACGGAGAGCCCGACCTGGTCATCGAGGTGGCCGGCCGCCGGCTGCGGGCGCACAAGGCGGTGCTGGCGGCGCGCAGCGACTACTTCCGCGCGCGCGCGTCGCGGGACGTGCTGCGGGTGCAAGGCGTGAGCTTCATTGCCCTGCGGCTGCTGCTCGCCGACGCGTACAGCGGGCGCATGGCGGGCGTGCGGCCCGACAACGTGGCCGAGGTCGTGGCCGGCGCGCGCCGCCTCCAGCTGCCCGGCGCTGCGCAGCGCGCCACCGACGCCATGGCGCCGCAGCTGAGCCTGGACAACTGCTACGAGGTGCTGAGCGCCGGCAAGCGGCAGCGGCTGAGCGAGCTGCGCGACGCCGCCTACCGCTTCATGAGCGACCACTACCTGGAGGTGCTGCGCGAGCCCGCCGTCTTCGGCCGCCTGTCCGGTGCCGAGCGCGACCTGCTGCTCCGGCGCCGCCTGTGCACCGGCCGCGCCTGCCTCCTGGCCGCCGCGCTCGGGCCGACCGGGGAGCGCGCAGGCAGTCGTCCGCAGAGCCCGTCCGGGGACTCAGAGTCGCGCGGGGACGCGGCCGTTTACTGCTACCAGGCGGAGGCCGGGGAGTGGCGCGAGCTGACCCGGCTGCCCGAGGGCGCGCCGGCGCGCGGCTGCGGCCTCTGCGTGCTCTTCAACTACCTCTTCGTGGCGGGTGGGGTGGCTCCCGCGGGTCCCGATGGCCGCGCGCGCCCGTCCGACCAGGTGTTCTGCTACAATCCGGTCACCGACTGCTGGAGTACCGTGCGGCCGCTGCGCCAGGCGCGCTCGCAGGTGCAGCTGCTGGCCCTAGACGGCCACCTGTACGCCGTGGGCGGGGAGTGCCTGCTCAGCGTGGAGCGCTATGACCCGCGAGCCGACCGCTGGACCGCGGTGGCCCCGCTGCCCCGGGGCGCCTTCGCAGTGGCCCACGAGGCTGCCACCTGCAACGGCGAGATCTACGTGTCCGGGGGCTCGCTCTTCTACCGCCTGCTCAAGTACGACCCCCGGCGGGATGAGTGGCAGGAGTGCCCGTGCAGCAGCAGCCGAGAGCGCTCTGCCGACATGGTGGCCCTCGACGGCTTCCTCTACCGCTTTGACTTGTGCGGGGGCCGCGGTGACGCTCAGGCAGCCGTCGCTCCGGGCGGCGGTGGGGTCAGCGTCTTCcgctaccactgcctggccaagCAGTGGAGCCAGTGCGCGGCACACCTGCGGCCCCCGGGCGCGCCCGCGGGCTTGCAGCCCTTCCGCTGCGTCGCCCTGGACGGCATCATCTACTGTGTGAGCCGCGCGGGGACCTGGCGTTTCGTGCCTTCTCAGGACACAGAGGCTGGCGGCGATGTGGGACCTGGTGGCAGCTTCGAGCCTGAGCCCCTGGGATCCCCCCTGGACGTCCGGGGCGTGCTCTTCCCATTTGTGCTCAACCTGCCTGAGAAGCCTGACCGCGCGGAGCAGGGTGCAGCCTAG